In Thermus islandicus DSM 21543, one genomic interval encodes:
- the fni gene encoding type 2 isopentenyl-diphosphate Delta-isomerase, whose amino-acid sequence MNTAERKRKHLEACLEGEVAYQRTTTGLEAFRLRYQALAGLALSEIDLTTPFLGKTLKAPFLIGAMTGGEENGERINLALAEAAEALGVGMMLGSGRIVLERPEALRSFRVRQVAPKVLLIANLGLAQLRRYGREDLLRLVELLEADALALHINPLQEAVQGGDTDFRGLLARLEALLPLPFPVLVKEVGHGLSREAALALRDLPLAAVDVAGAGGTSWARVEEWVRFGEVRHPELCEIGIPTARAILEVREVLPELPLVASGGVYTGTEAAKALALGADLVAVARPLLRPALEGAERVAAWIRDYLEELRTALFAIGAGNPKEARGRVERV is encoded by the coding sequence GTGAACACCGCCGAGCGGAAGCGGAAGCATCTGGAGGCCTGCCTCGAGGGCGAGGTGGCCTACCAGAGGACCACCACGGGGCTGGAAGCCTTCCGCCTCCGCTACCAGGCCCTGGCGGGCCTTGCCCTTTCCGAGATAGACCTCACCACCCCCTTCCTGGGGAAGACCCTGAAGGCCCCCTTCCTCATCGGGGCCATGACCGGGGGGGAGGAAAACGGGGAAAGGATCAACCTGGCCCTGGCCGAGGCCGCCGAGGCCCTGGGGGTGGGAATGATGCTGGGCTCGGGCCGAATCGTCCTGGAGCGCCCCGAGGCCCTGAGGAGCTTCCGGGTGCGCCAGGTGGCCCCCAAAGTTCTCCTCATCGCCAACCTAGGCCTCGCCCAGCTCAGGCGCTACGGCCGGGAGGACCTCCTGCGCCTGGTGGAGCTTTTGGAAGCGGACGCCCTCGCCTTGCACATCAACCCCTTGCAGGAGGCGGTGCAGGGGGGGGACACGGACTTCCGGGGCCTTCTTGCGAGGCTAGAGGCCCTCCTACCCCTTCCCTTCCCCGTCTTGGTGAAGGAGGTGGGGCACGGCCTCTCCCGGGAGGCGGCCCTCGCCCTACGGGACCTACCCCTGGCGGCGGTGGACGTGGCCGGGGCCGGGGGGACGAGCTGGGCCCGGGTGGAGGAGTGGGTACGCTTCGGGGAGGTACGCCACCCGGAGCTCTGCGAGATCGGAATCCCTACCGCAAGGGCCATCCTGGAGGTCCGGGAGGTCCTGCCCGAACTTCCCCTCGTGGCCTCTGGGGGGGTGTACACGGGGACGGAAGCCGCCAAGGCCCTGGCCCTGGGGGCAGACCTTGTGGCCGTGGCCCGGCCCCTTTTGCGGCCTGCCCTGGAGGGAGCGGAGAGGGTGGCGGCCTGGATCCGGGACTACCTGGAGGAGCTTAGGACCGCCCTCTTCGCCATCGGGGCGGGAAACCCAAAGGAGGCGCGGGGGCGGGTGGAGCGGGTGTAA
- a CDS encoding DUF72 domain-containing protein, translating to MAEVRVGTASWTDPTLLASGWYPPEARNDPEKRLRHYARFFDTVEVDSTFYALPRLEVVRKWAERTPEGFLFHVKAFSAFTGHGLEAKALPKDLKVLLPQEEGHLPQREVPEEVVEEAWRRFFAALSPLREAGKLGYLHFGLPPWTEPKPRSFQYLERLAERTRGYWVAVEFRNPKWYTAWGFVRKELSRLGLIHVSVDAPPHPEAPPRVLEATHPVAVLRCHGRNADTWKGPHGKPYERFNWRYSEEELRDLAQATRTLAEGAERVFVLFNNNYGTQGVEAALGLKALLGLA from the coding sequence GTGGCGGAAGTCCGCGTGGGCACGGCAAGCTGGACTGACCCCACCCTCCTCGCCTCCGGCTGGTACCCCCCCGAGGCGAGAAATGACCCAGAAAAGCGCCTCCGCCACTACGCCCGTTTCTTTGACACCGTGGAGGTGGACAGCACCTTCTACGCCCTGCCCCGCCTCGAGGTGGTGCGGAAGTGGGCGGAGAGGACCCCCGAGGGCTTCCTCTTTCACGTCAAGGCCTTCTCCGCCTTCACCGGCCACGGCCTCGAGGCGAAGGCCCTCCCCAAGGACCTAAAGGTCCTCCTCCCCCAAGAGGAGGGCCACCTTCCCCAGCGGGAGGTGCCGGAGGAGGTGGTGGAGGAGGCCTGGAGGCGCTTCTTCGCCGCCTTAAGCCCCTTGAGGGAAGCGGGTAAGCTGGGATACCTCCACTTCGGCCTCCCTCCCTGGACCGAACCCAAACCTAGGAGCTTCCAGTACCTAGAGCGCCTGGCGGAGAGGACCCGAGGGTACTGGGTGGCCGTGGAGTTCCGCAACCCCAAGTGGTACACCGCCTGGGGGTTCGTGAGGAAGGAGCTCTCCCGCCTTGGTCTCATCCACGTGAGCGTGGACGCACCCCCCCACCCCGAGGCCCCCCCGAGGGTCCTCGAGGCCACCCACCCCGTGGCCGTCCTCCGCTGCCACGGCCGGAACGCCGACACCTGGAAGGGACCCCACGGGAAGCCCTACGAGCGCTTCAACTGGCGCTATAGCGAGGAGGAACTCCGAGACCTTGCCCAGGCCACAAGGACCCTGGCGGAGGGTGCGGAAAGGGTTTTCGTCCTCTTCAACAACAACTACGGCACCCAAGGGGTAGAGGCCGCCTTGGGGCTCAAGGCCCTTCTGGGGCTTGCCTGA
- a CDS encoding YbgA family protein, with protein sequence MGSSWPKPRLVVSACLGFAAVRYSGELIPDKVVAALREHVDFLPVCPEVEIGLGVPRPVVRLVRGEGGVRMVQPRTGEDLTERMQAFGRGFLEGLGQVEGFLLKNRSPSCALKDAKVYAHPEGGGVVGKGAGLFARLVEERFPLLPKEDEGRLTNARIRAQFLTRVFGLARLREVRDLPSLQAFHARYKLLLMAYSQKEARVLGRFLAEAQGRPFPEVHRAYEEGFLRATERPYRLGAMADALLHAFGHFKKALSPREKAHFLDLLLDFREERLPLEAPLALLASWARRFAEPYVEAQALLEPYPRALMHVPGA encoded by the coding sequence ATGGGCTCCTCCTGGCCCAAGCCTCGCCTCGTGGTGAGCGCCTGCTTGGGGTTCGCCGCCGTGCGCTATTCCGGGGAGCTCATCCCCGACAAGGTGGTGGCGGCCCTTAGGGAGCACGTGGACTTCCTCCCCGTCTGCCCCGAGGTGGAGATCGGCCTCGGGGTGCCGAGGCCGGTGGTGCGCCTGGTGCGGGGGGAAGGGGGCGTTAGGATGGTCCAGCCCAGGACCGGAGAGGACCTCACGGAGAGGATGCAGGCCTTCGGCCGGGGGTTCCTCGAGGGCCTGGGCCAGGTGGAAGGCTTCCTCCTCAAAAACCGCTCCCCCAGCTGCGCCCTCAAGGACGCCAAGGTTTACGCCCACCCCGAAGGGGGCGGGGTGGTGGGGAAGGGCGCGGGCCTCTTCGCCAGGCTCGTGGAGGAGCGCTTTCCCCTCCTCCCCAAGGAGGACGAGGGGCGGCTCACGAACGCCAGGATCCGGGCCCAGTTCCTCACCCGGGTCTTCGGCCTGGCCAGGCTGCGGGAGGTGCGGGACCTTCCTAGCCTCCAGGCCTTCCACGCCCGCTACAAGCTCCTCCTTATGGCCTACAGCCAGAAGGAGGCGAGGGTCCTGGGACGCTTCCTCGCCGAGGCCCAGGGGAGGCCCTTCCCCGAGGTCCATCGGGCCTACGAGGAGGGGTTTTTGCGGGCCACGGAGAGGCCCTACCGCCTCGGCGCCATGGCCGACGCCCTCCTCCACGCCTTCGGGCATTTCAAAAAGGCCCTTTCCCCTAGGGAGAAGGCCCACTTCCTGGACCTTCTTTTGGACTTCCGGGAGGAGCGCCTTCCCCTCGAGGCCCCCCTCGCCCTCCTCGCCTCCTGGGCCCGGCGCTTCGCCGAGCCCTACGTGGAGGCCCAGGCCCTCCTGGAGCCCTATCCCCGGGCCCTGATGCACGTTCCCGGGGCCTAG